The Beijerinckiaceae bacterium genome has a window encoding:
- a CDS encoding NAD-dependent dehydratase: MWVAPSKQGRNRVAEDKVLVTGASGFVGSAVAHALVKSGYSVRALLRPTSNRTNLADLDIAIAEGDMCEPASVARAMKGVRFLFHVAADYRLWARNPHEILRNNQEGTRLLMQAALAAGVERIVYTSSVATIACAKDGGIADETTPLGESKAIGAYKRSKVVAEQIVESMIAKDRLPAVIVHPAAPIGPRDIKPTPTGRIIVEAASGRIPAYVDTGLNLVHVDDVASGHLAALQRGKTGEHYILGGQNVALAEFLSQIALMCGRNPPKLRLSRAVVYPIAFAAEAMAHVTRREPFVTIDGLRMSKQRMFFSSAKAERDLGYKARPYPEALSEALEWFRHHGHLR; this comes from the coding sequence ATGTGGGTCGCACCGAGCAAGCAAGGGCGCAATAGAGTGGCGGAAGACAAGGTTTTGGTCACGGGCGCTTCGGGATTCGTTGGGTCCGCCGTGGCCCATGCGCTGGTCAAATCCGGCTATTCGGTCCGGGCGCTCCTGCGGCCAACCAGCAATCGTACCAATCTCGCCGATCTCGATATCGCCATCGCCGAAGGCGATATGTGCGAGCCGGCCTCTGTGGCGCGGGCGATGAAGGGCGTGCGTTTTTTGTTCCATGTCGCCGCCGATTATCGCCTCTGGGCGCGCAATCCGCACGAAATCTTGCGGAACAATCAAGAAGGGACGCGGCTTTTGATGCAGGCGGCGCTGGCGGCCGGCGTCGAACGGATCGTCTACACCAGCAGCGTGGCGACCATCGCCTGCGCAAAAGATGGCGGGATTGCCGATGAAACCACGCCGCTTGGCGAATCGAAGGCGATCGGGGCCTATAAGCGCAGCAAGGTCGTCGCCGAGCAGATCGTCGAGTCGATGATCGCCAAGGATCGCTTGCCGGCGGTGATCGTCCATCCCGCGGCGCCGATCGGTCCGCGCGACATCAAGCCGACGCCGACCGGCCGGATTATCGTCGAGGCCGCGTCAGGCCGGATCCCGGCCTATGTCGATACCGGTCTCAATCTTGTCCATGTCGACGATGTCGCGAGCGGCCATCTGGCCGCCTTGCAGCGAGGTAAAACCGGCGAACATTATATTTTGGGGGGCCAAAACGTCGCACTTGCCGAATTTTTGAGCCAGATCGCATTGATGTGCGGGCGTAATCCGCCCAAACTTCGTCTCTCGCGCGCCGTGGTGTATCCAATTGCTTTCGCGGCGGAAGCCATGGCACATGTGACCCGGCGCGAGCCTTTCGTGACCATTGATGGATTACGGATGTCGAAGCAGCGCATGTTTTTCAGTTCGGCGAAAGCCGAACGCGATCTGGGTTACAAGGCGAGACCCTATCCCGAAGCGCTCAGCGAGGCTTTGGAGTGGTTCCGTCATCATGGCCATTTGCGATGA
- the hpnC gene encoding squalene synthase HpnC translates to MGLPDQPSKTHRGENFPVASMLIAQKHRAIILAYYQFARGADDVADNVSLAPDAKLAGLDLFEATLTGRSDAVSAALPLRAALAERGLSPRHALDLLRAFRMDAIKHRYASWAELMDYCAYSAAPVGRFVLDVHGESEATWPASDALCAALQVINHLQDCAADYRRLDRVYIPQDVLAAQGIGVAELDAAKASPALRAALHAVAVRNASLIELGQCLPSQVRDFRLCLETAVIARLARRLNSLLLERDPLSERVHLNKAGFLGWSGLGVLEGLLAFMGSARAPVTNSGGA, encoded by the coding sequence ATGGGCTTGCCGGACCAACCATCCAAGACCCACCGGGGCGAGAACTTTCCGGTCGCCTCGATGCTGATTGCGCAAAAGCATCGGGCCATCATCCTTGCCTATTATCAATTCGCGCGGGGCGCCGATGATGTTGCGGACAATGTTTCGCTCGCGCCTGACGCCAAACTTGCCGGGCTCGACCTTTTCGAGGCCACGCTGACCGGCCGCAGCGACGCCGTGAGCGCCGCCCTGCCGCTCCGCGCGGCGCTCGCCGAGCGAGGGCTTTCACCGCGTCATGCGCTCGATCTTCTGCGAGCCTTTCGGATGGACGCAATCAAGCACCGCTATGCGAGTTGGGCCGAACTGATGGATTATTGCGCCTATTCGGCGGCTCCCGTCGGCCGGTTCGTCCTCGACGTCCATGGCGAAAGCGAAGCGACCTGGCCGGCCTCCGACGCGCTTTGCGCGGCCCTTCAGGTCATTAACCATTTGCAAGATTGCGCCGCCGACTATCGCAGGCTCGATCGGGTTTATATCCCGCAGGATGTGCTTGCCGCTCAAGGCATTGGCGTCGCGGAGCTCGACGCGGCAAAGGCCTCGCCGGCCTTGCGCGCGGCCCTGCATGCCGTCGCCGTGCGCAATGCGTCGCTGATCGAACTGGGTCAATGCCTGCCGAGCCAGGTTCGCGATTTCCGCCTTTGTCTGGAGACTGCCGTCATCGCGCGACTGGCGCGCAGACTCAATTCTTTGTTGCTGGAGCGCGATCCCCTCAGTGAGCGGGTCCATTTGAACAAGGCCGGCTTTCTCGGCTGGTCCGGTCTCGGCGTTCTCGAGGGATTGCTGGCCTTCATGGGCTCCGCACGAGCCCCGGTGACAAACAGCGGTGGCGCATGA
- the hpnD gene encoding squalene synthase HpnD produces the protein MNGAADASVSARGSSFNAAMRILPRPRREAMFEIYSFCRAVDDIADEAGPRQARKAALAKWRSDIDALYAGQPAPEQAPASLRGLARAIHAFGLRREDFHAIIDGMEMDVEEDIQAPDLATLDLYCDRVASAVGRLSVKVFGLPQPEGHLLAHHLGRALQLTNILRDLDEDAVIGRLYLPREDLSAAGIGVREPRAVMAHPALGQACAPTIARAQGHFGAARSIMARCSRQSVRAPRIMGEVYQAILIRLIERGFEPPRQRIRTPRHRVFLALVRYGLF, from the coding sequence ATGAACGGCGCGGCCGACGCGTCGGTAAGCGCGCGGGGCAGCTCGTTCAATGCCGCCATGCGCATTCTTCCCCGTCCGCGCCGGGAAGCGATGTTCGAGATCTATTCCTTTTGCCGTGCCGTCGACGATATCGCCGACGAGGCCGGCCCGCGCCAGGCCCGCAAGGCGGCGCTGGCCAAATGGCGCAGCGATATCGACGCGCTCTATGCCGGCCAACCCGCGCCCGAACAAGCACCAGCAAGCCTGCGCGGTCTCGCCCGCGCGATCCACGCCTTCGGCCTGCGCCGCGAGGATTTTCACGCCATCATCGATGGGATGGAGATGGATGTCGAGGAGGACATACAGGCGCCTGACTTGGCGACCCTCGACCTTTATTGCGACCGCGTGGCGAGCGCGGTCGGGCGTCTTTCGGTGAAAGTTTTCGGTCTGCCGCAGCCGGAAGGACACCTCCTCGCGCATCATCTTGGCCGCGCGCTCCAGCTGACCAACATCTTGCGCGATCTCGACGAAGACGCGGTCATCGGTCGGCTCTATCTGCCGCGTGAGGATTTGTCGGCGGCCGGCATCGGCGTGAGGGAGCCGCGCGCGGTCATGGCTCATCCGGCGTTGGGCCAAGCCTGCGCGCCGACCATTGCGCGGGCGCAGGGCCATTTCGGTGCGGCGCGCAGCATTATGGCGCGATGTTCGCGCCAGAGCGTTCGCGCACCCCGAATCATGGGCGAAGTCTATCAGGCCATTCTCATTCGCCTGATCGAACGCGGCTTCGAGCCGCCACGCCAACGGATCCGGACGCCGCGCCATCGCGTTTTCCTGGCGTTGGTGCGCTATGGCCTGTTCTGA
- the shc gene encoding squalene--hopene cyclase → MKGVTDGGATADLDLADVERGIARAKQALLAVQRPDGHFVFELEADVSIPAEYILFKHLLGEPVDALLEAKFAVYLRRHQAAHDGWPLFTDGAYNLSSSVKAYFALKTIGDSPDADHMRRARAAILAHGGAANTNVFTRSLLAIFGAVPWRSVPVMPVEIMLLPRWFPFHVTKISYWGRTVLIPLMVVNALKPRAVNPRNLSIDELFVEPPDQVRHWPGAPHQKFPWTSLFAGIDKVLRVAEPYFPKKLRGRAIDKAVAFVEERLNGENGLGAIYPAMAYSVLMYWVLGIPKTDPRIVQVLNAIDKLRVVGDEEAYCQPCVSPVWDTGLACHALMEAGGEETAPRVRAALDWLKPLQVTDIAGDWSVQRPHVRPGGWAFQYANAYYPDLDDTAVVAMAMDRAGGEGAAYQGSIARAREWIEGLQSANGGWGAFDSENDREYLNYIPFADHGALLDPPTEDVTARCLSMLGQLGETAVSSPAVARGIDYLLRTQRSDGSWFGRWGMNYIYGTWSVLCALNAVKFDLRSEPVQKAVAWLKKIQNEDGGWGEGGESYAMDYAGYRPAPSTSSQTAWALLGLMAAGIVDDLALTAGTRYLARSQAEDGFWNEERFTATGFPRVFFLRYHGYSKFFPLWAMARYRNLKKGNRHPVLVGM, encoded by the coding sequence TTGAAGGGTGTGACGGACGGTGGTGCCACGGCAGACCTCGATCTCGCGGACGTCGAACGGGGAATCGCCCGGGCGAAACAAGCGCTGTTGGCCGTGCAGCGACCGGATGGGCATTTCGTCTTCGAGCTGGAAGCGGATGTTTCCATTCCCGCCGAATATATTCTTTTCAAGCATTTGTTGGGCGAGCCGGTCGACGCTCTACTCGAAGCCAAGTTCGCGGTCTATCTGCGTCGCCACCAAGCCGCTCATGACGGCTGGCCGCTGTTCACCGATGGGGCCTATAATCTCAGCAGCAGCGTAAAGGCCTATTTTGCGCTGAAGACCATCGGCGATTCACCCGACGCCGACCACATGCGGCGGGCGCGAGCTGCCATCCTGGCCCATGGCGGGGCCGCCAACACCAATGTCTTCACGCGGTCCTTGCTGGCCATATTCGGCGCGGTGCCCTGGCGCAGCGTGCCGGTGATGCCCGTCGAAATCATGCTGTTGCCGCGCTGGTTCCCGTTTCACGTGACCAAAATCTCCTATTGGGGCCGCACGGTTCTGATCCCTCTGATGGTCGTGAATGCCCTGAAACCGCGGGCGGTCAATCCGCGGAACCTCTCGATTGACGAGCTCTTCGTCGAACCGCCGGACCAGGTTCGCCACTGGCCGGGCGCGCCCCACCAGAAATTTCCCTGGACGTCCCTGTTTGCTGGCATCGACAAAGTTTTGCGGGTGGCCGAGCCTTACTTCCCAAAAAAATTACGCGGGCGGGCCATTGATAAGGCGGTTGCCTTTGTCGAGGAACGGTTGAACGGAGAAAACGGGCTTGGCGCGATCTATCCCGCCATGGCTTACTCCGTCCTGATGTATTGGGTGCTAGGGATCCCCAAAACCGACCCGAGGATCGTCCAGGTTCTGAACGCAATCGACAAACTCCGCGTCGTCGGCGACGAAGAGGCTTATTGCCAGCCTTGCGTTTCGCCAGTCTGGGATACGGGGCTTGCCTGCCATGCGTTGATGGAAGCGGGCGGGGAGGAAACGGCCCCGCGCGTTCGCGCCGCGCTCGACTGGCTCAAGCCTCTGCAAGTGACGGACATTGCCGGCGATTGGTCGGTGCAACGGCCTCATGTCCGGCCGGGCGGATGGGCGTTTCAATATGCCAATGCCTATTATCCGGACCTCGATGACACCGCGGTTGTCGCAATGGCGATGGACCGCGCCGGTGGCGAGGGAGCGGCTTACCAGGGGTCGATTGCCCGGGCGCGCGAATGGATCGAAGGCCTGCAGAGCGCCAATGGCGGCTGGGGCGCGTTCGACTCCGAAAACGACCGGGAATATCTGAATTACATCCCCTTTGCCGATCATGGCGCCTTGCTCGATCCGCCGACCGAAGATGTGACTGCACGCTGCCTTTCCATGCTGGGCCAACTCGGCGAAACGGCCGTTTCGAGCCCGGCGGTGGCGCGCGGGATCGATTATCTTCTTCGAACACAGCGATCCGACGGGAGCTGGTTCGGCCGCTGGGGCATGAACTACATCTACGGAACCTGGTCCGTTCTTTGCGCCCTGAATGCCGTCAAGTTCGATTTGCGCAGCGAACCGGTTCAGAAAGCCGTCGCCTGGCTCAAAAAGATCCAGAATGAAGATGGCGGGTGGGGCGAAGGGGGCGAGAGTTATGCAATGGACTACGCCGGCTATCGTCCCGCTCCGAGCACCTCGTCGCAGACGGCATGGGCTTTGCTTGGCCTGATGGCCGCCGGCATAGTGGATGATTTGGCGCTTACAGCTGGGACCCGCTACCTTGCGCGTTCTCAAGCGGAGGATGGGTTTTGGAACGAAGAACGTTTCACCGCGACCGGGTTTCCCAGGGTCTTTTTCCTACGCTATCACGGCTACTCGAAATTCTTTCCGCTGTGGGCGATGGCACGCTACCGCAATCTCAAGAAGGGCAACCGGCATCCGGTGCTGGTGGGAATGTAG
- a CDS encoding phosphorylase produces MGDGTLPQSQEGQPASGAGGNVGRSPVIAVTGLKTEARLIAGPQIRAVSGGGDATGLARALEAAVANKASAIISFGVAGGLKPGLAPGSKLVARSIVTEDGDLYHGDPLWSQRLAMMLGGATIADIAGIDAPVVGHADKHALHLKTGAHAADMESHIAARIAAAHKLPFAAFRVVADPAHRQLPHAALIAIRPDGSLAFGAILGSILRDPLQVPQLMRTARDAAAAFRTLFRSRKLLAGSLGFHDFGELLLDLPPEDILSGPLQV; encoded by the coding sequence GTGGGCGATGGCACGCTACCGCAATCTCAAGAAGGGCAACCGGCATCCGGTGCTGGTGGGAATGTAGGCAGATCTCCCGTTATTGCGGTCACCGGCCTCAAGACCGAAGCAAGACTGATTGCGGGACCGCAGATTCGCGCCGTTTCGGGGGGCGGCGATGCCACTGGGCTTGCCCGCGCTTTGGAAGCGGCGGTTGCGAACAAGGCCTCGGCCATCATCAGTTTTGGGGTCGCGGGCGGGTTGAAGCCCGGCCTTGCGCCGGGCTCGAAACTCGTGGCACGCTCGATCGTCACGGAAGATGGCGACCTTTATCATGGCGATCCGTTGTGGTCGCAGCGGCTCGCCATGATGCTCGGCGGCGCAACGATCGCCGATATAGCGGGGATCGACGCTCCGGTGGTGGGTCATGCCGATAAGCACGCCCTGCATCTCAAGACCGGCGCTCATGCCGCCGATATGGAGTCTCATATCGCAGCCCGGATCGCGGCCGCCCACAAGCTGCCCTTCGCCGCTTTTCGCGTGGTGGCCGACCCAGCGCATCGGCAATTGCCTCACGCCGCGCTGATTGCGATACGGCCGGATGGATCGCTTGCCTTCGGCGCGATCCTCGGATCGATCCTTCGCGATCCGCTTCAGGTTCCTCAATTGATGCGGACCGCGCGTGACGCCGCCGCGGCATTCAGGACTTTATTCCGCAGCCGAAAGCTGCTTGCTGGCTCGCTCGGTTTCCACGATTTCGGCGAGCTTTTGCTCGACCTGCCGCCCGAAGACATACTCAGCGGGCCGCTGCAAGTGTAA
- the hpnH gene encoding hopanoid biosynthesis associated radical SAM protein HpnH, with protein MGIPILQMAQIGAYVVRQRLAGRKRFPLVLMLEPLFRCNLACAGCGKIDYPDKILNQRLPLADCLAAMDECGAPVVVVAGGEPLLHKDLPEIVAGAIAKRKFVTVCTNALLLAKHIDRYTPNRYFNWSIHLDGDAEMHDHSVCQAGVFERALDALKLAKQRGFRVTINCTLFNSADPDRVAAFFDSVSALGIEGITVSPGYAYERAPDQQHFLNREKTKTLFRQIFSRGNGGKAWPFFQSKLFLDFLAGNQTYQCTPWGNPTRTVFGWQRPCYLLGEGYVDSFKELMEDTDWDSYGTGNYEKCADCMVHCGFEATAVEDAFKHPLRALGVSLGGIRTEGPMTPDIPLHLQRPAEYVFGRQVEQKLAEIVETERASKQLSAAE; from the coding sequence TTGGGAATACCGATTCTGCAGATGGCACAGATCGGCGCCTATGTGGTTCGTCAACGTTTGGCCGGCCGCAAGCGCTTTCCGCTCGTCCTCATGCTCGAACCTTTGTTCCGATGCAACCTTGCGTGCGCCGGCTGCGGCAAGATCGATTATCCCGACAAAATTCTCAACCAGCGTTTGCCGCTCGCCGATTGCCTGGCGGCGATGGATGAATGCGGCGCCCCCGTCGTTGTCGTCGCCGGCGGCGAACCCCTGCTCCACAAGGATCTTCCCGAGATTGTGGCCGGCGCCATCGCCAAGCGGAAATTCGTCACTGTCTGCACCAACGCCCTTCTGCTTGCGAAACACATCGATCGCTACACCCCGAACCGCTATTTCAACTGGTCGATTCACCTCGATGGCGATGCCGAAATGCACGATCACTCGGTCTGCCAGGCGGGGGTTTTCGAGCGCGCCCTCGACGCCTTGAAACTCGCCAAACAACGGGGGTTTCGGGTTACCATCAACTGCACGCTTTTCAATTCCGCCGATCCCGACCGTGTCGCCGCGTTTTTCGATAGCGTCTCGGCGCTCGGCATTGAGGGGATCACGGTCTCGCCGGGCTATGCCTACGAACGCGCGCCGGACCAGCAGCATTTCCTCAATCGCGAGAAGACCAAGACCCTGTTTCGGCAAATTTTTTCGCGGGGCAACGGCGGCAAGGCGTGGCCGTTCTTTCAGTCGAAGCTGTTCCTCGATTTTCTGGCCGGCAATCAAACCTATCAATGCACCCCTTGGGGCAATCCCACCCGAACCGTGTTCGGCTGGCAGCGGCCCTGCTATCTGCTCGGCGAAGGCTATGTGGACAGCTTCAAGGAGCTGATGGAGGACACCGACTGGGACTCCTATGGCACCGGCAATTACGAAAAATGCGCCGATTGCATGGTCCATTGCGGGTTCGAGGCGACCGCGGTCGAGGATGCTTTCAAGCACCCGTTGCGAGCGCTTGGGGTCTCCTTGGGCGGCATTCGGACCGAAGGCCCCATGACGCCCGACATTCCGTTACACTTGCAGCGGCCCGCTGAGTATGTCTTCGGGCGGCAGGTCGAGCAAAAGCTCGCCGAAATCGTGGAAACCGAGCGAGCCAGCAAGCAGCTTTCGGCTGCGGAATAA
- a CDS encoding 4-hydroxy-3-methylbut-2-enyl diphosphate reductase, giving the protein MKVILAQPRGFCAGVVRAIEIVERALEKYGPPIYVRHEIVHNGYVVESLKAKGAQFVERLDEIPHGARTIFSAHGVARSVEEQAAALGLPVLDATCPLVAKVHSQGERYVQHGRAIVLIGHAGHPEVEGTVGRIPARVHLVQSEADVQKLDLAPDTPIAYVSQTTLSVDDTKSIIAALKRRFKDIVGPETKDICYATQNRQSAVRELSKLVDVMLVVGAKNSSNSNRLREIGAESNIPAFLIADRTELDLEFLRGVKTIGLTAGASAPEVLVEDVINALSSLGPVELTTLPGVREDIEFKLPAELND; this is encoded by the coding sequence ATGAAAGTCATTTTGGCGCAGCCACGCGGATTTTGTGCTGGCGTCGTCCGCGCGATTGAAATTGTGGAACGTGCGCTCGAGAAATATGGCCCTCCCATCTATGTACGGCATGAAATTGTCCACAATGGGTATGTCGTCGAAAGCCTCAAGGCGAAGGGAGCCCAGTTCGTCGAGCGGCTGGATGAAATACCCCACGGCGCGCGAACGATTTTCAGCGCGCATGGCGTCGCCCGCTCGGTCGAGGAACAGGCCGCCGCCCTCGGATTGCCGGTTCTCGACGCGACCTGTCCCCTGGTGGCGAAAGTTCACAGCCAGGGCGAACGCTATGTCCAGCATGGCCGCGCCATCGTGCTGATCGGCCATGCCGGCCATCCGGAAGTCGAAGGCACGGTGGGGCGTATTCCGGCCCGGGTGCATCTCGTACAATCGGAAGCCGACGTGCAAAAACTCGACCTTGCTCCAGACACGCCGATCGCCTATGTCTCGCAAACTACTTTGAGCGTCGATGATACAAAGAGCATCATCGCCGCGCTGAAACGCCGTTTCAAAGACATCGTCGGCCCGGAAACCAAGGATATTTGCTACGCGACCCAAAATCGGCAAAGCGCGGTGCGCGAACTCAGCAAACTGGTTGACGTCATGCTGGTTGTGGGCGCGAAAAACAGCTCCAATTCGAATCGGCTACGCGAGATCGGGGCGGAATCCAACATACCGGCTTTTCTGATCGCCGATAGAACCGAACTCGATCTTGAGTTCCTGCGGGGAGTCAAAACCATTGGTCTCACCGCGGGCGCTTCCGCCCCGGAAGTTCTGGTCGAGGATGTGATCAACGCCTTGAGCAGTCTTGGCCCTGTTGAATTGACAACGTTGCCCGGTGTCAGGGAAGATATAGAATTCAAGCTTCCCGCCGAACTCAATGATTGA
- a CDS encoding hopanoid biosynthesis-associated RND transporter HpnN — protein sequence MTKFKGPSGKKPFLPLVASDPIARSIVAIVTSCSRFTWIVLALSIVLTGLAGYYAANHFAINTNTNDFISEKLPWRQNLIALDKAFPQRADQIVVVIDGATPELAEAAAQSLTDKLKTRPDLYKSVVRPEGGAYFNQNGLLFMPAAELQSTMKGIAHARPFLVALASDPSLRGIANAFSYIPRGVQAQAGTLDDFDRPMAVLGDALDGVLDGRPTFFSWRGLLNEQAPDSRELRRFIEVKPVLDYAALMPGEKASQFIRQSAIDLGLSSASGVKIRLTGIVPMADEEFSTIADGAGLNALATALIVLFIIWRALKSTRIVLAVTLTVIVGLAVTAAVGIMMVGALNLISVAFAVLFVGIGVDFGIQFSVRYRAERHKQADFDLALQQAAAKAGRPLSLAAAATAAGFYSFLPTDYRGVSELGLIAGTGMFIAFFAAITVLPALLTLLRPPPEAEPVGYLFLAPVDKFMARHRYAIIIGTLAVALAGTPLLFYVHFDFNPLNLRSDKVESVSTILDLQKDPNTDTNTISVLAPSLADAPALMARLKQLPEVARVTSLESLIPEDQDQKLAIIAPIASSLLPLLDPAREHEPPTDAENVAALERAAATFNSTAGDGTGKGADDARRLAAAFQKLATGSLEQREAARRALVPSLDTMLDLLRASLSARKVTVASIPPDLARNWVSADGRARIEVAPAGDPNDNATLIKFAKAVRTIDPNAMGEPIAVQESGDTVVKAFIEAGGWALLSISLLLFFVLRRITDVLLTLVPLLLAGVVTLEITVLIGLPLNFANIIALPLLLGLGVAFKIYFVMAWRAGTTNLLQSSLTRAVFFSAMTTATAFGSLWLSNHPGTSSMGKLLALSLVCTLAAAILFQPALMGPPRKVDMTGEDA from the coding sequence ATGACAAAATTTAAAGGACCTTCGGGAAAAAAACCATTCTTGCCACTAGTTGCGTCAGATCCAATCGCGCGGTCTATTGTGGCGATCGTGACAAGTTGCAGTCGGTTCACTTGGATTGTGCTTGCCCTGTCAATCGTGCTGACGGGACTTGCCGGTTATTACGCCGCTAATCATTTTGCGATCAATACGAATACCAACGATTTTATTTCCGAAAAGCTGCCCTGGCGGCAAAATCTTATCGCCTTGGATAAGGCCTTCCCACAGCGCGCGGACCAAATTGTGGTCGTGATCGATGGGGCGACCCCAGAGCTTGCCGAAGCCGCGGCGCAATCGCTGACCGACAAATTGAAGACGCGCCCGGATCTTTACAAATCCGTCGTGCGGCCGGAAGGCGGAGCCTATTTCAATCAAAATGGTCTCCTGTTCATGCCGGCCGCTGAACTCCAGAGCACCATGAAGGGAATTGCCCACGCCCGGCCATTCTTGGTGGCCCTGGCCTCGGATCCGAGCCTGCGCGGAATCGCCAACGCATTTTCCTATATCCCCCGCGGGGTTCAGGCGCAGGCCGGCACTTTGGATGATTTCGATCGACCGATGGCGGTCCTTGGCGACGCCCTGGACGGTGTGCTGGACGGCCGGCCGACTTTTTTCTCCTGGCGCGGCTTGTTGAACGAACAGGCGCCTGATTCTCGCGAATTGCGCCGTTTCATCGAGGTGAAGCCGGTTCTGGACTATGCCGCCCTCATGCCGGGCGAAAAGGCGTCGCAATTTATCCGCCAGAGCGCCATCGATCTCGGCCTTTCCAGCGCATCCGGGGTCAAAATCAGGCTGACCGGCATAGTGCCGATGGCCGACGAGGAATTCTCGACGATTGCGGACGGTGCCGGCCTCAACGCTTTGGCCACGGCCCTGATCGTTCTTTTCATCATCTGGCGCGCGCTGAAATCCACCCGCATCGTCCTTGCGGTGACCCTCACCGTCATTGTCGGTCTCGCGGTCACAGCGGCCGTCGGGATCATGATGGTCGGGGCGCTCAATCTTATCTCGGTCGCCTTTGCGGTCCTGTTTGTGGGCATCGGGGTGGATTTCGGCATTCAGTTCAGTGTCCGTTACCGCGCCGAGCGCCACAAGCAGGCGGATTTCGATCTCGCCCTGCAGCAGGCGGCAGCCAAGGCCGGACGGCCTCTCTCGCTAGCCGCGGCCGCGACCGCCGCCGGATTTTACTCGTTTCTTCCGACCGATTATCGCGGCGTGTCGGAACTCGGCCTCATCGCCGGGACCGGAATGTTCATCGCGTTCTTTGCCGCGATCACGGTGCTGCCCGCCTTGCTGACTTTGCTGCGGCCGCCGCCGGAGGCGGAGCCGGTCGGCTATCTCTTTCTGGCCCCGGTCGATAAATTCATGGCCAGACATCGCTATGCGATCATCATTGGGACATTGGCTGTGGCTTTGGCAGGAACGCCTCTGCTCTTCTATGTCCACTTCGATTTCAATCCGCTCAATTTGCGTAGCGACAAGGTGGAATCCGTTTCCACAATATTGGATCTTCAGAAGGATCCGAATACCGACACTAATACGATCAGCGTTCTCGCGCCCTCGCTCGCCGATGCTCCGGCGCTTATGGCGCGCCTGAAGCAATTGCCCGAAGTTGCCCGGGTGACCAGCCTGGAGAGTTTGATTCCCGAGGATCAGGACCAAAAGCTCGCGATCATTGCGCCGATTGCGAGCTCTTTGCTTCCCTTGCTCGATCCTGCCCGCGAACACGAGCCTCCGACGGACGCCGAAAATGTCGCCGCCTTGGAGCGGGCGGCGGCGACTTTCAATTCGACCGCCGGAGATGGGACGGGAAAAGGCGCCGACGACGCGCGCCGTCTCGCCGCGGCATTCCAAAAGCTGGCGACCGGGTCGCTGGAGCAGCGCGAGGCCGCGCGTCGAGCCTTGGTCCCAAGCCTGGATACGATGCTTGATCTGCTGCGCGCTTCTCTCAGCGCACGAAAAGTGACCGTTGCATCGATTCCGCCTGACTTGGCGCGCAACTGGGTGAGCGCCGATGGCCGCGCCCGGATCGAGGTCGCGCCTGCGGGGGATCCAAACGATAATGCGACGCTGATCAAATTTGCAAAAGCCGTGCGGACGATCGACCCCAACGCCATGGGCGAGCCCATCGCGGTTCAGGAATCCGGCGACACGGTCGTCAAAGCCTTCATCGAGGCGGGGGGATGGGCGCTGCTTTCGATCAGCCTGCTTCTGTTCTTCGTGTTGCGGCGGATCACCGATGTCCTTTTGACATTGGTCCCTTTGCTGCTTGCCGGGGTCGTGACGCTGGAAATCACCGTCCTCATTGGATTGCCGCTGAACTTTGCGAATATTATCGCGTTGCCGCTGCTGCTCGGACTGGGCGTTGCCTTCAAGATCTATTTCGTCATGGCGTGGCGGGCCGGGACGACAAATCTTTTACAATCGAGTCTGACGCGTGCCGTCTTTTTCAGTGCGATGACGACGGCGACCGCCTTCGGCAGTCTGTGGCTATCCAATCATCCGGGAACATCCAGCATGGGTAAGCTGCTGGCGTTGTCGCTCGTCTGTACTTTGGCGGCGGCGATTTTATTCCAGCCGGCGTTGATGGGGCCGCCCCGAAAGGTGGATATGACTGGCGAGGACGCCTAG